The following coding sequences are from one Lolium rigidum isolate FL_2022 chromosome 6, APGP_CSIRO_Lrig_0.1, whole genome shotgun sequence window:
- the LOC124665505 gene encoding probable glutathione S-transferase GSTU6, producing MAEGGEEVRLIGSWASPYVVRVQIALRLKGINYEFVEEDLKNKSELLLKSNPVHKKVPVLIHNGKPVCESSVIVQYIDEAFAGTGPALLPADPYERAVARFWAAFIEDTLLKASSQASSGKTEEEKTEGKEKAAAAIVTLEGGLSECSKGKPFFGGESAGYVDVILGGLLGWVRAIDAMQGVKTFDPSRTPLLAAWAERFGQLEQVEAVMPDGKRLIEYAYARAMQAAAAAASTN from the exons ATGGCCGAAGGAGGAGAGGAGGTGAGGCTGATCGGCTCATGGGCGAGCCCGTACGTTGTGCGAGTGCAGATCGCGCTCCGCCTAAAGGGCATCAACTACGAGTTCGTGGAGGAGGACCTGAAGAACAAGAGCGAGCTGCTCCTCAAGTCGAACCCTGTCCACAAGAAGGTGCCGGTGCTGATCCACAACGGCAAGCCCGTCTGCGAGTCGTCGGTCATCGTGCAGTACATCGACGAGGCCTTCGCCGGCACCGGCCCCGCCCTGCTCCCCGCCGACCCCTACGAACGGGCCGTCGCTCGCTTCTGGGCTGCCTTCATTGAGGACACG CTCCTGAAAGCGTCGAGCCAGGCTTCGAGCGGCAAGACGGAGGAGGAGAAGACGGAGGGGAAGGAGAAGGCGGCTGCTGCCATAGTGACCCTTGAGGGTGGCCTGAGCGAATGCTCCAAGGGGAAGCCTTTCTTCGGCGGCGAGAGCGCCGGTTATGTGGACGTCATCCTCGGCGGGCTCCTCGGGTGGGTGCGCGCCATTGATGCGATGCAGGGCGTGAAGACCTTCGACCCCTCCAGGACCCCGCTCCTGGCCGCGTGGGCGGAGCGCTTCGGCCAACTGGAGCAGGTTGAAGCGGTCATGCCGGACGGGAAGAGGCTGATCGAGTATGCTTATGCCAGAGCGATGCAGGCTGCGGCGGCCGCTGCCTCAACCAACTGA